The proteins below are encoded in one region of Citrobacter enshiensis:
- the cysM gene encoding cysteine synthase CysM: MNTLEQTIGNTPLVKLQRLGPDNGSEIWLKLEGNNPAGSVKDRAALSMIVEAEKRGEIKPGDVLIEATSGNTGIALAMIAALKGYRMKLLMPDNMSQERRAAMRAYGAELILVTKEQGMEGARDLALEMANRGEGKLLDQFNNPDNPYAHYTTTGPEIWQQTSGRITHFVSSMGTTGTITGVSRFLREQEKPVTIVGLQPEEGSSIPGIRRWPAEYMPGIFNASLVDEVLDIHQDDAENTMRELAVREGIFCGVSSGGAVAGALRVAKANPGTVVVAIICDRGDRYLSTGVFGEEHFSQGAGI, from the coding sequence GTGAATACATTAGAACAAACCATCGGCAACACGCCGCTGGTTAAATTACAACGTCTGGGGCCGGACAACGGCAGCGAAATTTGGCTCAAACTGGAAGGCAATAATCCGGCAGGCTCGGTAAAAGATCGCGCCGCGTTATCGATGATTGTCGAGGCGGAAAAGCGAGGTGAAATCAAACCGGGCGACGTGCTGATTGAAGCGACCAGTGGCAACACCGGAATTGCACTGGCGATGATTGCCGCGTTGAAAGGCTATCGCATGAAGCTGTTAATGCCGGACAACATGAGCCAGGAACGACGCGCCGCCATGCGCGCCTACGGTGCTGAGCTGATCCTGGTCACCAAAGAGCAGGGGATGGAAGGGGCGCGGGATTTGGCGCTGGAAATGGCGAATCGCGGTGAAGGCAAACTGCTGGATCAGTTTAACAACCCGGATAACCCGTACGCGCACTACACCACCACCGGTCCCGAAATCTGGCAACAAACGTCCGGGCGGATCACCCATTTCGTCTCCAGTATGGGGACGACCGGCACCATTACCGGCGTGTCGCGTTTTCTGCGTGAGCAAGAGAAACCGGTGACGATTGTGGGGTTGCAGCCTGAAGAAGGCAGCAGTATTCCGGGTATTCGTCGCTGGCCGGCAGAATATATGCCGGGGATTTTCAACGCCTCGCTGGTGGATGAAGTTTTAGATATTCATCAGGATGACGCCGAAAACACGATGCGTGAACTGGCGGTGCGTGAAGGTATTTTCTGCGGCGTCAGTTCCGGCGGCGCGGTGGCAGGGGCGCTGCGCGTGGCAAAAGCGAATCCTGGAACCGTGGTCGTAGCGATCATCTGCGATCGCGGCGATCGCTATCTGTCGACCGGGGTCTTTGGCGAAGAGCACTTCAGCCAGGGAGCGGGAATCTAA
- a CDS encoding type 1 glutamine amidotransferase, whose protein sequence is MRVHFVVHESFESTGAYLQWAEARGYAISWSRVYSGEPIPANADDFDMLVVFGGPQSPRTTLAECPHFDSLAEQHLINQAIVAQRIVVGICLGSQLIGEALGAKVCQSPEKEIGHYPITLTEAGQQHPLIAHFGSPLMVGHWHNDMPGLTDQATVLATSTGCPRQIVQYGNFVYGFQCHMEFTADAVEGLIQHSEQELAEAKGKRFIRSNEEMREWNYRGMNEKLWQFLDLLVEKHRK, encoded by the coding sequence GTGCGAGTTCATTTTGTTGTTCATGAGTCGTTCGAATCAACCGGAGCCTATCTGCAATGGGCAGAAGCACGTGGTTACGCCATCTCCTGGTCTCGCGTCTATAGCGGAGAACCCATTCCCGCGAATGCCGATGATTTCGATATGCTGGTGGTTTTTGGCGGCCCGCAGTCACCGCGCACCACGCTTGCCGAGTGCCCACATTTTGACTCACTGGCCGAGCAGCATCTGATCAACCAGGCCATTGTCGCACAACGGATTGTGGTGGGGATTTGTTTAGGCTCACAGCTGATTGGCGAGGCGCTGGGGGCAAAAGTCTGTCAGAGCCCGGAAAAAGAGATTGGTCATTATCCCATTACGCTGACCGAAGCAGGTCAACAGCATCCGTTGATTGCCCACTTTGGCTCCCCGTTGATGGTCGGTCACTGGCACAACGACATGCCGGGGTTAACCGACCAGGCAACGGTACTTGCCACAAGCACAGGCTGCCCACGGCAAATCGTGCAGTACGGTAATTTTGTTTATGGTTTCCAGTGCCATATGGAGTTTACCGCCGACGCGGTTGAAGGACTGATTCAGCATTCCGAACAGGAACTGGCAGAAGCCAAAGGGAAGCGCTTTATTCGCTCAAACGAGGAAATGCGTGAATGGAATTACCGGGGAATGAATGAAAAACTGTGGCAGTTCCTCGACCTGTTGGTCGAGAAGCACCGCAAATAA
- the cysA gene encoding sulfate/thiosulfate ABC transporter ATP-binding protein CysA: MSIEIANIKKSFGRTLVLNDISLDIPSGQMVALLGPSGSGKTTLLRIIAGLEHQSSGHIRFHGTDVSRLHARDRKVGFVFQHYALFRHMTVFDNIAFGLTVLPRRERPNAAAIKAKVTKLLEMVQLAHLADRFPAQLSGGQKQRVALARALAVEPQILLLDEPFGALDAQVRKELRRWLRQLHEELKFTSVFVTHDQEEATEVADRVVVMSQGNIEQADAPDQVWREPATRFVLEFMGEVNRLQGTIRGGQFHVGAHRWPLGYTPAYQGPVDLFLRPWEVDISRRTSLDSPLPVQVLEASPKGHYTQLVVQPLGWYNEPLTVIMQGDDAPVRGERLFVGLQNARLYNGEQRIETREAELALAESA, translated from the coding sequence ATGAGCATTGAGATTGCCAATATTAAGAAGTCTTTTGGTCGCACCCTGGTGCTGAATGATATCTCACTGGATATTCCTTCAGGTCAGATGGTGGCTCTGCTGGGGCCGTCCGGTTCCGGAAAAACCACGCTGTTACGGATTATCGCCGGGCTGGAACATCAGTCCAGCGGCCATATTCGCTTCCACGGGACGGACGTCAGCCGCCTGCATGCCCGCGATCGTAAAGTCGGTTTCGTGTTCCAGCACTACGCGCTGTTCCGCCATATGACCGTATTCGACAATATCGCCTTTGGCCTGACGGTGCTGCCGCGTCGTGAGCGCCCGAATGCGGCAGCGATTAAAGCGAAAGTGACAAAGTTGCTGGAGATGGTGCAACTGGCGCATCTGGCGGACCGCTTCCCGGCGCAGCTTTCCGGCGGGCAGAAACAGCGTGTGGCGCTGGCGCGCGCGTTAGCCGTGGAACCACAAATTCTGTTGCTTGATGAACCGTTTGGCGCACTCGACGCTCAGGTACGCAAAGAGTTGCGTCGCTGGCTGCGTCAGCTGCATGAAGAGCTGAAATTCACCAGCGTCTTTGTGACGCACGATCAGGAAGAAGCCACCGAAGTGGCGGACCGCGTGGTGGTGATGAGCCAGGGGAACATTGAGCAGGCCGATGCGCCGGATCAGGTATGGCGCGAGCCTGCGACCCGCTTCGTACTGGAGTTTATGGGCGAGGTGAACCGCCTGCAGGGGACGATCCGTGGCGGGCAGTTCCACGTTGGGGCGCACCGCTGGCCGCTCGGCTACACGCCAGCATATCAGGGCCCTGTCGATCTGTTCCTGCGCCCGTGGGAAGTGGACATCAGTCGCCGTACCAGCCTTGACTCACCGTTGCCGGTACAGGTGCTGGAAGCCAGCCCGAAAGGCCACTATACCCAATTAGTTGTGCAGCCTCTGGGGTGGTACAACGAACCGCTGACGGTGATCATGCAGGGTGACGATGCGCCGGTACGCGGCGAGCGCCTGTTCGTTGGGTTACAAAATGCGCGGTTGTATAACGGCGAACAACGCATCGAAACGCGCGAAGCGGAGCTTGCTCTGGCTGAATCGGCCTGA